Proteins co-encoded in one Balearica regulorum gibbericeps isolate bBalReg1 chromosome 24, bBalReg1.pri, whole genome shotgun sequence genomic window:
- the PSMB3 gene encoding proteasome subunit beta type-3, with protein MSIMSYNGGAVMAMKGKSCVAIAADRRFGIQAQMVTTDFQKIFPMGERLYIGLAGLATDVQTVAQRLKFRLNLYELKEGRQIKPQTFMSMVSNLLYERRFGPYYTEPVIAGLDPITHEPFICSLDLIGCPMITDDFVVSGTCSDQMYGMCESLWEPDMEPDHLFETISQAMLNAVDRDAISGMGVVVHIIEKDKITTRTLKARMD; from the exons ATG TCTATTATGTCCTATAACGGGGGGGCCGTAATGGCCATGAAGGGCAAGAGTTGCGTGGCCATTGCTGCGGACCGGCGGTTTGGGATCCAGGCGCAGATGGTGACCACAGACTTCCAGAAGATTTTCCCTATGGGAGAAAGACTCTATATTGGATTGGCAGGACTGGCCACGGACGTGCAGACGGT TGCCCAGAGACTGAAGTTCAGGCTGAATCTCTATgagctgaaggaaggaaggcagatCAAACCCCAGACTTTTATGAGCATGGTTTCCAATCTGCTCTATGAGAGACG GTTTGGACCTTACTACACAGAACCAGTCATTGCTGGGCTGGACCCCATAACACACGAACCTTTCATCTGCTCTCTAGACCTGATCGGCTGCCCGATGATCACCGATGACTTTGTGGTCAGCGGCACCTGCTCTGACCAGATGTACGGCATGTGCGAGTCCCTCTGGGAGCCCGACATG GAACCCGATCACCTCTTCGAAACAATCTCGCAGGCCATGCTGAACGCAGTGGACAGAGATGCCATATCTGGAATGGGCGTGGTAGTACACATAAT TGAAAAAGACAAGATCACCACCAGGACCCTGAAAGCTCGCATGGACTAA
- the PCGF2 gene encoding polycomb group RING finger protein 2 isoform X1: MHRTTRIKITELNPHLMCALCGGYFIDATTIVECLHSFCKTCIVRYLETNKYCPMCDVQVHKTRPLLSIRSDKTLQDIVYKLVPGLFKDEMKRRRDFYAAYPMAEVPNGSNEDRGEVAEQDKGNLTDDEIVSLSIEFYEGSREEKKGTVENGDLEKEKQRLSPRPPPAASPEERGTVPALPRRHDRHAPGQVPPQQDGRSQQVQGGSPLRRRAPEGVLHPDGHRLHLSLEEERAPAAEIPCPTYLQAAQAVPAGHLRVHQHQRSLRVRIGQRQSPQPRHAACHLLLPAQPRHPVPRFAQLHCRQRSRRHRHRAQRHLELPPAAARRQPVPQNDCQWQHGLRLDLNDNQTGTPGWVLYIYIYYIYTYINIYVYIGRKKIIHTYFLLIDQINLKCK; the protein is encoded by the exons ATGCACAGGACCACCAGGATAAAGATCACCGAGCTCAACCCCCACCTGATGTGCGCCTTGTGCGGCGGCTACTTCATAGACGCCACCACCATCGTGGAGTGTCTGCACTCCT TCTGCAAAACCTGCATTGTTCGCTACCTGGAGACGAACAAGTACTGCCCCATGTGTGATGTCCAGGTGCACAAAACCAGACCCCTCCTCAGCATCAG GTCGGACAAAACCCTACAGGACATTGTGTACAAACTGGTCCCGGGGCTTTTCAAAG ATGAAATGAAGAGGCGGCGTGACTTCTACGCAGCCTACCCCATGGCAGAGG TTCCCAACGGGTCCAACGAAGATCGCGGGGAAGTCGCCGAGCAGGACAAGGGGAACCTGACGGACGATGAGATCGTCAGCCTGTCCATAGAGTTTTATGAAGGGTCGAG agaggagaagaaagggacCGTCGAGAACGGGGacctggagaaggagaag CAACGCCtctccccccggccccctcccgcTGCGTCCCCAGAAGAACGGGGTACGGTTCCTGCGCTGCCCCGCCGCCATGACCGTCATGCACCTGGCCAAGTTCCTCCGCAACAAGATGGACGTTCCCAGCAAGTACAAG GTGGAAGTCCTCTACGAAGACGAGCCCCTGAAGGAGTATTACACCCTGATGGACATCGCCTACATCTATCCCTGGAGGAGG AACGGGCCCCTGCCGCTGAAATACCGTGTCCAACCTACCTGCAAGCGGCTCAAGCTGTCCCAGCCGGCCACCTCCGAGTGCACCAACACCAGCGGAGCCTCCGAGTGCGAATCGGTCAGCGACAAAGCCCACAGCCCCGCCACGCTgcctgccacctcctcctccctgcccagccccggcaCCCCGTCCCACGGTTCGCCCAGCTCCACTGCCGGCAGCGGTCccgccggcaccggcaccgcgCTCAACGGCACCTCGAACTGCCAcccgctgccgcccgccgcCAACCGGTGCCGCAAAACGACTGTCAATGGCAGCACGGCCTCCGCCTTGACCTAAACGACAACCAAACAGGGACTCCTGGCTGggttttatatatctatatatattatatatatacatatataaatatatatgtgtacatagggagaaaaaaaattatacatacTTATTTTCTATTGATTGAccagattaatttaaaatgcaaataa
- the PCGF2 gene encoding polycomb group RING finger protein 2 isoform X3: MHRTTRIKITELNPHLMCALCGGYFIDATTIVECLHSFCKTCIVRYLETNKYCPMCDVQVHKTRPLLSIRSDKTLQDIVYKLVPGLFKDEMKRRRDFYAAYPMAEVPNGSNEDRGEVAEQDKGNLTDDEIVSLSIEFYEGSREEKKGTVENGDLEKEKNGVRFLRCPAAMTVMHLAKFLRNKMDVPSKYKVEVLYEDEPLKEYYTLMDIAYIYPWRRNGPLPLKYRVQPTCKRLKLSQPATSECTNTSGASECESVSDKAHSPATLPATSSSLPSPGTPSHGSPSSTAGSGPAGTGTALNGTSNCHPLPPAANRCRKTTVNGSTASALT, translated from the exons ATGCACAGGACCACCAGGATAAAGATCACCGAGCTCAACCCCCACCTGATGTGCGCCTTGTGCGGCGGCTACTTCATAGACGCCACCACCATCGTGGAGTGTCTGCACTCCT TCTGCAAAACCTGCATTGTTCGCTACCTGGAGACGAACAAGTACTGCCCCATGTGTGATGTCCAGGTGCACAAAACCAGACCCCTCCTCAGCATCAG GTCGGACAAAACCCTACAGGACATTGTGTACAAACTGGTCCCGGGGCTTTTCAAAG ATGAAATGAAGAGGCGGCGTGACTTCTACGCAGCCTACCCCATGGCAGAGG TTCCCAACGGGTCCAACGAAGATCGCGGGGAAGTCGCCGAGCAGGACAAGGGGAACCTGACGGACGATGAGATCGTCAGCCTGTCCATAGAGTTTTATGAAGGGTCGAG agaggagaagaaagggacCGTCGAGAACGGGGacctggagaaggagaag AACGGGGTACGGTTCCTGCGCTGCCCCGCCGCCATGACCGTCATGCACCTGGCCAAGTTCCTCCGCAACAAGATGGACGTTCCCAGCAAGTACAAG GTGGAAGTCCTCTACGAAGACGAGCCCCTGAAGGAGTATTACACCCTGATGGACATCGCCTACATCTATCCCTGGAGGAGG AACGGGCCCCTGCCGCTGAAATACCGTGTCCAACCTACCTGCAAGCGGCTCAAGCTGTCCCAGCCGGCCACCTCCGAGTGCACCAACACCAGCGGAGCCTCCGAGTGCGAATCGGTCAGCGACAAAGCCCACAGCCCCGCCACGCTgcctgccacctcctcctccctgcccagccccggcaCCCCGTCCCACGGTTCGCCCAGCTCCACTGCCGGCAGCGGTCccgccggcaccggcaccgcgCTCAACGGCACCTCGAACTGCCAcccgctgccgcccgccgcCAACCGGTGCCGCAAAACGACTGTCAATGGCAGCACGGCCTCCGCCTTGACCTAA
- the PCGF2 gene encoding polycomb group RING finger protein 2 isoform X2, protein MHRTTRIKITELNPHLMCALCGGYFIDATTIVECLHSFCKTCIVRYLETNKYCPMCDVQVHKTRPLLSIRSDKTLQDIVYKLVPGLFKDEMKRRRDFYAAYPMAEVPNGSNEDRGEVAEQDKGNLTDDEIVSLSIEFYEGSREEKKGTVENGDLEKEKKNGVRFLRCPAAMTVMHLAKFLRNKMDVPSKYKVEVLYEDEPLKEYYTLMDIAYIYPWRRNGPLPLKYRVQPTCKRLKLSQPATSECTNTSGASECESVSDKAHSPATLPATSSSLPSPGTPSHGSPSSTAGSGPAGTGTALNGTSNCHPLPPAANRCRKTTVNGSTASALT, encoded by the exons ATGCACAGGACCACCAGGATAAAGATCACCGAGCTCAACCCCCACCTGATGTGCGCCTTGTGCGGCGGCTACTTCATAGACGCCACCACCATCGTGGAGTGTCTGCACTCCT TCTGCAAAACCTGCATTGTTCGCTACCTGGAGACGAACAAGTACTGCCCCATGTGTGATGTCCAGGTGCACAAAACCAGACCCCTCCTCAGCATCAG GTCGGACAAAACCCTACAGGACATTGTGTACAAACTGGTCCCGGGGCTTTTCAAAG ATGAAATGAAGAGGCGGCGTGACTTCTACGCAGCCTACCCCATGGCAGAGG TTCCCAACGGGTCCAACGAAGATCGCGGGGAAGTCGCCGAGCAGGACAAGGGGAACCTGACGGACGATGAGATCGTCAGCCTGTCCATAGAGTTTTATGAAGGGTCGAG agaggagaagaaagggacCGTCGAGAACGGGGacctggagaaggagaag AAGAACGGGGTACGGTTCCTGCGCTGCCCCGCCGCCATGACCGTCATGCACCTGGCCAAGTTCCTCCGCAACAAGATGGACGTTCCCAGCAAGTACAAG GTGGAAGTCCTCTACGAAGACGAGCCCCTGAAGGAGTATTACACCCTGATGGACATCGCCTACATCTATCCCTGGAGGAGG AACGGGCCCCTGCCGCTGAAATACCGTGTCCAACCTACCTGCAAGCGGCTCAAGCTGTCCCAGCCGGCCACCTCCGAGTGCACCAACACCAGCGGAGCCTCCGAGTGCGAATCGGTCAGCGACAAAGCCCACAGCCCCGCCACGCTgcctgccacctcctcctccctgcccagccccggcaCCCCGTCCCACGGTTCGCCCAGCTCCACTGCCGGCAGCGGTCccgccggcaccggcaccgcgCTCAACGGCACCTCGAACTGCCAcccgctgccgcccgccgcCAACCGGTGCCGCAAAACGACTGTCAATGGCAGCACGGCCTCCGCCTTGACCTAA
- the CISD3 gene encoding CDGSH iron-sulfur domain-containing protein 3, mitochondrial, whose translation MVLLRSAALVTLMRAAGGGGRRETACTRRCRDPPGGLYIPSLSSAPQVRRCSVPPQPVIAAKQPFPVELKAGKKYAWCACGHSKSQPFCDGAHKKAAPGISPLRFTPEEDKTVWLCGCKRTRSPPYCDGTHKEEAVQSAQLSSAQL comes from the exons ATGGTGCTGCTGAGATCGGCAGCGCTTGTGACACTGATGAGAGCCGcagggggcggcgggcggcgggagaCGGCGTGTACCCGCCGGTGCCGGGACCCCCCGGGGGGTTTGTACATCCCTTCGCTCTCCTCCGCCCCCCAGGTGCGCCGGTGCTCGGTCCCCCCGCAGCCGGTGATCGCCGCCAAGCAGCCGTTCCCGGTGGAGCTGAAGGCGGGGAAGAAATACGCCTGGTGCGCCTGCGGGCACAGCAAGAGCCAG CCCTTCTGCGATGGCGCCCACAAGAAAGCGGCTCCGGGGATCTCCCCCCTGCGCTTCACCCCGGAGGAGGACAAGACGGTCTGGCTCTGTGGGTGCAAGCGCACCCGCTCCCCCCCCTACTGCGACGGGACCCACAAGGAGGAAGCCGTGCAGAGCGCCCAGCTCTCCTCCGCACAGCTCTGA